Proteins from one Pelosinus sp. IPA-1 genomic window:
- a CDS encoding response regulator gives MARILVCDDSAFMRMMLKRVLVDNGHEVVGEAGDGMEAVQLYRQHKPDLITMDITMPKMDGIQAVTHIHEEDPLVRIIMVTALGQRAIITDALKAGASDFIVKPFDNIQVIETIKKVLQE, from the coding sequence ATGGCAAGAATATTAGTCTGTGATGACTCTGCTTTTATGAGGATGATGTTAAAGAGAGTGCTGGTGGATAATGGTCATGAGGTGGTAGGTGAAGCAGGGGACGGAATGGAAGCTGTCCAACTTTATCGGCAACATAAACCGGATTTGATAACGATGGATATTACAATGCCTAAAATGGATGGGATACAAGCAGTAACACATATTCATGAAGAAGATCCTTTGGTCAGAATTATTATGGTTACTGCTCTTGGACAGCGAGCAATTATTACAGATGCTCTTAAGGCGGGTGCGTCAGATTTTATTGTGAAACCTTTTGATAATATACAAGTAATTGAAACTATTAAAAAGGTATTGCAGGAATAG
- a CDS encoding fucose isomerase has protein sequence MINIPKVKLGIVAVSRDCFPVQLSEERRNAVVQECNNKKIAIFEVKAAVENERDVVVALEELKNAGVNALVVYLGNFGPEGPETILAQKFAGPTMFVAAAEETESNLINGRGDAYCGMLNASYNLALRKLSPYIPEYPVGTPDEIAGFISDFENIARVVLGVSNLKIFSFGPRPHDFLACNTPIKPLFDLGVEIMENSELDLYASFNEHENDPRIPQVVKEMEEELGEGNGYPGILPKLAQYELTLLDWLKSNIGISTYGVFANKCWPAFQTQFKFVPCFVNSRMAAKGIPVACETDIYGALSEYIITCATNLPATLLDINNSVPKDMFHNNEEKFEGYQLSDLFMGFHCGNTPKSCMKNAAMKYQLIMKRLLEPDKEPDISRGTLEGTIRPGDITFFRVQGTADCTLRSYVAEGEIIDVDPNTFGGTGIFAIKEMARFYRHVLIGKRYPHHGGVGFMHAGKVLYAAMKMFGVSDVAFNQPASMLYKNENPFK, from the coding sequence ATGATAAATATTCCAAAAGTTAAACTTGGGATTGTAGCGGTAAGCAGAGATTGTTTTCCCGTTCAACTTAGTGAAGAAAGACGGAATGCAGTTGTGCAGGAATGCAACAATAAAAAGATTGCCATTTTTGAGGTAAAAGCCGCAGTGGAAAATGAAAGAGATGTAGTAGTGGCATTAGAGGAACTTAAAAATGCAGGTGTAAATGCATTGGTAGTATACCTTGGAAATTTTGGTCCTGAAGGACCGGAAACGATTCTGGCCCAAAAATTTGCTGGACCAACCATGTTTGTTGCAGCTGCAGAGGAAACAGAATCCAATCTTATAAACGGTCGTGGCGATGCATATTGCGGCATGCTTAATGCATCTTATAATTTAGCGTTAAGAAAGCTGAGCCCCTATATACCGGAATATCCTGTGGGTACACCGGATGAAATTGCCGGATTTATTTCTGATTTTGAAAATATTGCACGAGTTGTGCTTGGGGTTTCCAACTTGAAAATTTTTAGTTTTGGACCGAGGCCTCATGACTTCCTAGCGTGCAATACACCGATAAAACCTCTATTCGACCTTGGTGTAGAAATCATGGAGAACTCTGAACTTGATTTGTATGCTTCATTTAATGAACATGAAAATGATCCGAGAATTCCGCAAGTTGTAAAGGAAATGGAAGAGGAGTTGGGAGAGGGGAACGGATATCCAGGTATTCTTCCGAAACTTGCCCAATACGAGTTGACGCTACTTGATTGGCTGAAGAGTAATATAGGAATTTCAACATATGGTGTTTTTGCCAATAAATGTTGGCCTGCTTTCCAGACCCAATTTAAGTTTGTACCCTGTTTTGTAAACTCAAGAATGGCTGCAAAAGGTATTCCTGTAGCCTGTGAGACAGATATATACGGTGCGTTGAGTGAATACATCATAACCTGTGCGACGAATTTGCCTGCTACGCTACTTGATATAAACAATTCAGTGCCGAAGGATATGTTTCATAATAATGAGGAAAAATTCGAAGGATATCAGCTTAGTGATTTGTTTATGGGCTTTCACTGTGGTAATACTCCAAAGAGTTGCATGAAAAATGCGGCTATGAAATATCAACTGATTATGAAAAGACTTCTTGAACCTGATAAGGAGCCGGATATATCAAGGGGAACGTTAGAAGGGACGATAAGACCTGGTGATATTACATTCTTTAGAGTTCAGGGTACAGCAGATTGTACCTTGCGAAGTTATGTCGCCGAGGGTGAAATAATTGATGTGGATCCAAATACTTTTGGGGGAACAGGAATTTTTGCAATTAAGGAGATGGCAAGGTTTTATAGGCATGTACTAATTGGAAAGCGATACCCTCATCATGGTGGTGTTGGTTTTATGCATGCAGGCAAAGTATTATATGCTGCGATGAAAATGTTTGGCGTGTCAGATGTAGCATTTAATCAGCCTGCATCTATGCTTTACAAAAACGAAAATCCTTTTAAATGA
- a CDS encoding hemolysin family protein encodes MDPASILFNIFLVLLLVILNGFFVAAEFAMVKVRSSRIETLVSEGNLKAKFAQRLTKNLDAYLSACQFGITLASLGLGWVGEPAVAKMLTPILSVFGFSEQTIETISFTIAFSVITSLHIILGELAPKSLAIQKAEQITMWTAPPLIGFYKIMYPFIWFMNGTANKFLKSLGLEHATDSESAHTEQEIRILMEESHKQGFINQTELTLMDNIFDFAEKHAHEIMIPRTDMICLDIKKSNEENLEIALREEKTRYPVCDSNKDDIIGFVHIKDLLTPIALGEAPALQDITREILAVPENMQISAVLKLMQKNKSQIAIAVDEYGGTAGLVTVKDILEEIVGEMQDEFDDERPLIEMQDSNAHIVDGKILIEEFNDFFDLELQSDDVDTLGGWICARTELPLEVNRKITYEGYEFIITEADNMRVNRVLVRKKE; translated from the coding sequence TTGGACCCTGCGTCGATCTTGTTTAATATTTTTTTAGTTTTATTGTTAGTTATATTGAATGGTTTTTTTGTAGCAGCTGAATTTGCTATGGTTAAGGTTAGGAGTAGTCGAATCGAAACGTTAGTTTCAGAAGGAAATCTGAAAGCGAAATTTGCACAACGGTTAACAAAAAACCTAGACGCGTATTTATCAGCTTGTCAGTTTGGTATCACTCTTGCTTCTCTTGGATTGGGTTGGGTAGGAGAACCAGCAGTAGCTAAGATGCTTACGCCGATTCTCTCCGTATTCGGTTTTTCTGAGCAAACAATTGAGACGATTTCCTTTACCATTGCCTTTTCTGTCATTACTTCCCTTCATATTATATTAGGGGAGCTAGCTCCAAAGTCATTGGCAATTCAAAAAGCAGAGCAAATTACCATGTGGACAGCACCGCCGTTAATTGGTTTTTACAAAATTATGTACCCATTTATTTGGTTTATGAATGGAACGGCAAATAAGTTTCTAAAATCTTTAGGACTTGAACATGCAACGGATAGTGAATCTGCTCATACAGAGCAAGAGATACGCATCCTTATGGAAGAGAGCCATAAACAAGGTTTTATTAATCAAACAGAATTAACATTAATGGACAATATATTTGATTTTGCGGAGAAACATGCCCACGAAATAATGATTCCCCGCACGGATATGATATGCTTAGACATTAAAAAATCGAATGAGGAAAACCTAGAAATTGCATTACGCGAGGAAAAAACGCGTTATCCAGTATGTGATTCCAATAAAGATGATATCATTGGTTTTGTTCATATTAAAGACTTGCTTACGCCCATCGCATTAGGGGAGGCACCTGCATTGCAGGATATTACGAGAGAAATACTGGCCGTACCCGAAAATATGCAAATTAGTGCTGTTTTGAAACTTATGCAAAAGAATAAGTCACAAATCGCGATTGCGGTAGATGAGTATGGTGGCACAGCCGGACTTGTCACAGTAAAAGATATTCTTGAAGAGATCGTTGGTGAAATGCAAGATGAGTTTGATGACGAGCGTCCTTTAATTGAGATGCAAGACTCCAATGCTCATATTGTAGATGGAAAGATATTAATTGAAGAATTTAATGATTTTTTTGATTTAGAACTTCAATCGGATGATGTAGATACTCTTGGCGGTTGGATTTGTGCTAGAACAGAATTGCCATTAGAGGTTAATCGTAAGATTACCTACGAAGGATATGAGTTTATTATTACAGAAGCTGATAATATGCGCGTCAATCGAGTGCTCGTTAGGAAAAAGGAATAG
- a CDS encoding ABC transporter permease codes for MSLFSLLKDRADFFSELIVQHIILSMISIGFITIIGVVVGVVITRNKPVARFVIGVTNFLYTIPSIALFGFLVSITGIGNKSAIIALVVYGLLPIIRNTYVGINEVDKEIVESAIGMGSTDAQLLFHVQIPLALPVIMAGFRTMVVMTIALGGIASFIGAGGLGVAIWRGITTNNPEMTIAGSLLVALLALLSDFVLELAEKRLHLKIVGRQK; via the coding sequence ATGAGTTTGTTTTCTTTATTAAAAGATCGAGCAGACTTCTTCAGCGAGCTAATCGTGCAACATATTATATTATCTATGATCTCCATCGGATTTATCACAATCATCGGGGTTGTGGTCGGAGTTGTGATAACAAGAAACAAACCTGTAGCACGTTTTGTAATAGGAGTTACGAATTTTCTATATACGATACCCTCAATCGCTTTATTTGGATTTCTAGTATCCATTACAGGTATCGGAAATAAAAGTGCAATTATCGCTCTTGTAGTATATGGATTATTGCCAATTATAAGGAATACATATGTAGGGATAAATGAAGTCGATAAAGAGATCGTAGAATCTGCTATTGGCATGGGAAGTACAGATGCTCAACTGTTGTTTCATGTGCAAATCCCTCTCGCATTGCCTGTCATTATGGCAGGATTTAGAACCATGGTTGTAATGACGATTGCTCTTGGTGGAATTGCTTCCTTTATAGGAGCTGGTGGGCTTGGCGTTGCTATCTGGCGAGGCATAACTACTAATAATCCTGAAATGACGATAGCAGGAAGTTTGCTAGTTGCTCTATTGGCTTTACTTTCCGACTTTGTACTGGAGTTAGCAGAAAAAAGATTACATCTTAAAATAGTAGGGCGTCAGAAATAG
- a CDS encoding glycine betaine ABC transporter substrate-binding protein, translating to MKNRLIVMLITVIFVFIAAGCSPNSSQKSVVVASKPHTEQYVLAELITQLIEGNSDIKVVQKLGIGGGTANIQPAILKGEIDIYPEYTGTGWLYVLKEKPESDSGKLYEELKSKYIEQYNMKWLGLYGFNDTYALAVKKSVADKYNLVTYSDLAKVSENLVFCAEADFYEREDGFKGLEKTYNYHFKDKKEIDIGLKYEAIDSGQVDVINAFSTDGLLKKYDLKVLKDDKNFFPSYFAATVVRNDTLKKYPELEKILGRLDGKISEEEMIEMNYAVEKDKKDPKEVAKAFLVKKGLK from the coding sequence GTGAAAAACAGATTGATAGTAATGCTGATTACCGTGATTTTTGTTTTTATCGCTGCGGGTTGTAGTCCGAATTCTAGTCAAAAGTCGGTGGTAGTTGCATCTAAGCCTCATACGGAACAATATGTTTTAGCGGAACTAATTACCCAATTAATTGAAGGAAATTCTGATATTAAGGTTGTGCAAAAACTGGGGATTGGTGGCGGGACAGCTAATATACAGCCTGCAATACTAAAGGGTGAAATTGATATATATCCAGAATATACAGGAACAGGCTGGTTATATGTGTTAAAGGAGAAACCTGAAAGTGATTCAGGTAAGCTATATGAAGAGTTAAAAAGTAAATATATTGAGCAATATAATATGAAATGGCTTGGTTTATATGGTTTTAATGATACCTATGCCTTAGCGGTAAAAAAATCAGTTGCTGATAAGTATAATTTAGTTACTTATTCTGATCTTGCAAAAGTCAGTGAAAATCTAGTCTTTTGTGCAGAAGCTGATTTTTATGAGCGGGAGGATGGGTTTAAGGGGCTTGAAAAAACATACAACTATCATTTTAAGGATAAGAAAGAAATTGATATTGGTCTAAAATATGAGGCAATTGATTCTGGACAAGTTGATGTAATAAATGCCTTCTCCACCGATGGATTGTTAAAGAAATACGATTTAAAAGTCTTAAAGGATGACAAAAACTTTTTTCCTTCTTATTTTGCAGCAACTGTTGTGAGAAATGATACATTGAAGAAGTATCCTGAATTAGAGAAAATATTAGGGAGATTAGATGGGAAAATTAGTGAAGAAGAAATGATAGAAATGAATTATGCTGTGGAAAAGGATAAGAAGGATCCAAAAGAAGTAGCGAAAGCATTCTTAGTTAAAAAGGGATTAAAATAA
- a CDS encoding ABC transporter ATP-binding protein: protein MIRFENIVKSYGEKTVLKNLNISINKGEFITLIGSSGCGKTTILKLINGLIKPDSGKVWIGNRDLSTQDLIEMRRNIGYVIQNVGLFPHFTIGDNISYVLKLKKVDKVNARQRVEVLINLVGLDKSYLQKYPWQLSGGQKQRVGVARALAADPEIILMDEPFGAVDELTRRSLQDEIQNIHRKLGKTIVFVTHDIEEAIKLGNRIVLLHEGEIEQIGTKKELIFSPKNDFVRNFFGNRNFVAYLNTTKIKEVFNPLSKEEAKDYEEMPYAFADDTLTEGIKIIFNQGVNKIAVRDEDNKVIGEFGFNFLKQCSKSRC from the coding sequence ATGATACGATTTGAAAATATAGTGAAATCATATGGTGAAAAAACAGTACTAAAAAATCTTAATATTTCTATAAACAAAGGTGAATTTATTACATTGATTGGGTCATCAGGTTGCGGTAAAACAACGATACTAAAACTAATTAATGGATTGATTAAGCCTGATAGTGGAAAGGTTTGGATTGGTAATCGAGATCTTTCTACGCAAGACTTAATTGAAATGAGAAGAAATATTGGCTATGTAATTCAGAATGTAGGCTTATTTCCTCATTTTACGATTGGCGATAATATTAGCTATGTGTTAAAACTAAAGAAAGTTGATAAAGTAAATGCAAGGCAAAGGGTGGAAGTACTAATTAACCTTGTAGGCCTTGATAAGAGTTATCTACAGAAATATCCATGGCAATTAAGTGGGGGGCAGAAGCAAAGGGTTGGCGTAGCGCGTGCCTTGGCCGCTGATCCAGAAATCATCTTAATGGATGAGCCCTTTGGTGCGGTGGATGAACTTACACGAAGGTCCTTGCAAGATGAGATACAAAATATACATAGGAAACTTGGTAAGACAATCGTGTTTGTAACTCATGATATTGAAGAAGCTATCAAACTCGGCAATCGTATTGTCTTGCTGCATGAGGGGGAGATTGAACAGATTGGTACAAAAAAGGAATTAATTTTCTCCCCGAAAAACGATTTTGTTAGGAATTTCTTTGGTAACCGAAATTTTGTAGCGTATCTTAATACTACTAAGATAAAAGAAGTATTTAATCCTTTATCTAAGGAGGAGGCAAAGGATTATGAAGAAATGCCATATGCTTTTGCCGATGATACCCTTACTGAGGGTATAAAGATTATTTTTAATCAAGGAGTAAACAAAATCGCAGTTCGAGATGAAGATAATAAGGTGATCGGTGAGTTTGGTTTTAATTTTCTAAAGCAATGCAGTAAGAGTAGATGCTGA
- a CDS encoding PaaI family thioesterase, whose protein sequence is MEKNIEWLKKNLATIYDQNPYINLLDIQINTLKEGQAELSMPVLAGKHTNLYNIAHGGALASLADTVMGVACATTGKKVVTLDLNMNFIKGAIPQSEIKAYGKVVHNGKNTMVAEGEIFDSEKQLLVKSRATFFVTGMFEEEKE, encoded by the coding sequence GTGGAAAAAAATATAGAATGGCTGAAAAAGAATTTGGCGACGATTTATGATCAAAACCCATATATTAATTTGTTGGATATTCAGATAAATACATTAAAAGAGGGGCAAGCAGAGCTTAGTATGCCAGTTCTTGCAGGCAAGCATACTAACTTATACAATATTGCCCATGGGGGAGCTCTGGCTTCATTAGCTGATACTGTAATGGGCGTTGCATGCGCTACAACGGGAAAAAAGGTAGTTACCCTGGATCTGAATATGAATTTTATAAAAGGTGCAATACCTCAATCTGAAATTAAGGCTTATGGAAAAGTTGTACATAATGGGAAAAATACAATGGTAGCAGAAGGTGAAATTTTTGATAGCGAAAAGCAACTACTTGTAAAATCGCGAGCTACTTTTTTCGTTACAGGTATGTTTGAAGAAGAAAAAGAATAG
- a CDS encoding metal-dependent hydrolase, with protein sequence MLFIMIGSLLPDIDHRRSMVGRLNIFVSFMSHRGFCHTLVGCIVLSLPFLLIQGAAPYVFLGGVSHLFGDRLQSAYSSKMFRIKGW encoded by the coding sequence ATTCTTTTTATCATGATTGGTAGTTTGTTGCCGGATATTGATCACCGCAGGTCGATGGTGGGTAGGTTGAATATCTTTGTGAGTTTTATGAGTCATCGAGGTTTTTGTCACACACTAGTAGGGTGCATTGTACTGTCTCTGCCTTTTTTATTGATTCAGGGCGCGGCGCCTTACGTTTTCTTAGGGGGAGTTTCTCATCTGTTTGGAGATCGGTTGCAATCTGCATATAGTTCAAAAATGTTTAGAATTAAAGGTTGGTAA
- a CDS encoding insulinase family protein, whose translation MDLIKGNLYNGFRLEEEKKLDDINSLARTFYHEKSGARLLYLQNDDDNKVFSITFRTPPEDSTGVAHIIEHSVLCGSRKFPLKEPFVELIKGSLNTYLNAMTFPDKTMYPVASRNAKDFRNLMDVYMDAVFYPNIYKTPETLMQEGWHYELEDKDGEVTYKGVVYNEMKGVFSSPDAILEKKNFESLFPDTAYGVESGGDPEFIPELTQEKFINFHKKYYHPSNGYIFLYGDLDILDNLKFIDEAYLQNFEKIQVDSEIAMQSAFPQRVEKVFEYSIAPSETTEDKTFISRNFVLGKATNSEISLAFQVLEYLLLETPAAPLRNALIEAGLGKDVVGNFVKSILQPTFGIVVTGTNEQEKEKFIQVVDEELKRLVTEGIDKKLIEACINIFEFTLREANYGSRPKGLVYNIKCMDSWLYDASPFLLLGYKQDLEKIKSALKTNYFEQMIEKYLLNNTHQSVVVLKPKPGLSEEKDEEVRKQLAAYKASLSAEEIDKLVKQTLRLKELQQTPDSPEALTTIPLLTLQDIEKKAEKLILIEKEELGVPILLHPLQTNGIAYVNMYFDTHRVPQECLPYVYLLAEVLAKISTEKYDYTELSNEIDSNTGGIVFDVAVYTEDANDSKYVPKFLVKGKSLVEKLPQLVNLIEQIIAHSRFENDKRMKELIQEIKSNWDMNLFRRGQQLATNRVLSYFSPIAKYNEVGMLAFYEFMASLEKEFTDRSEEIYGNLMKVANLIFNKESLLVSVTVEEENYPKFQDAFKSFYSCLPSTTEKPVQYSFETKQQNEGLMTSGKVQYVVKGANFRKLGYSYHGSLKVLETILRYDYLWTRVRVQGGAYGGFARFERNGNMVLGSYRDPNLKETLAVYDETAAYLQSFSADQREMTKYVIGTMSQLDTPLTSSQRGERATNHYIRKISQDMIQKERDEILSTKQEDICKLAALMDDAMKENHLCVLGNEQKIKENSNTFQHITNILK comes from the coding sequence ATGGATTTGATAAAAGGAAATTTGTATAACGGCTTTCGTTTAGAAGAAGAAAAGAAGCTTGATGATATAAATTCGCTAGCCAGGACGTTTTATCACGAAAAAAGTGGCGCGCGGTTATTATACTTGCAAAATGATGATGACAATAAAGTGTTTTCAATTACATTTCGTACCCCGCCAGAGGACAGTACTGGGGTTGCTCATATAATTGAGCATTCTGTACTGTGTGGATCTCGTAAATTTCCCCTGAAAGAACCATTTGTGGAATTAATAAAAGGTTCTTTAAATACGTATCTAAATGCAATGACTTTTCCCGATAAGACTATGTATCCCGTCGCTAGCCGTAACGCCAAAGATTTTCGCAATTTAATGGATGTGTATATGGATGCCGTATTTTATCCAAACATATACAAAACTCCAGAAACTTTAATGCAGGAGGGGTGGCATTACGAACTAGAGGATAAAGATGGCGAAGTAACTTATAAGGGCGTTGTCTATAACGAGATGAAAGGTGTTTTTTCCTCGCCTGATGCCATTTTAGAAAAGAAAAATTTTGAATCCTTGTTTCCTGATACAGCCTATGGAGTGGAATCAGGTGGTGATCCTGAGTTCATTCCTGAACTAACACAAGAGAAATTCATTAATTTTCATAAAAAGTATTATCATCCATCCAATGGCTATATCTTTTTATATGGTGATCTGGACATTCTTGATAATCTTAAATTTATTGATGAAGCCTATTTGCAAAACTTTGAAAAGATCCAAGTCGATTCTGAGATTGCAATGCAGAGTGCTTTTCCTCAAAGGGTGGAAAAAGTTTTTGAGTATTCTATTGCCCCTAGTGAAACTACTGAAGATAAAACATTCATTAGTAGGAACTTTGTCTTAGGGAAAGCAACGAATTCTGAAATAAGCCTAGCTTTTCAAGTATTAGAGTATTTGCTTTTAGAAACTCCAGCAGCTCCCCTGAGAAATGCGTTAATCGAAGCGGGATTAGGGAAAGATGTAGTAGGGAATTTTGTCAAAAGCATTTTGCAGCCTACATTCGGCATTGTTGTCACTGGTACAAATGAGCAGGAAAAAGAGAAATTCATTCAAGTTGTAGATGAAGAATTAAAACGGTTAGTAACTGAGGGAATTGATAAGAAGCTGATTGAGGCATGTATCAATATTTTCGAATTTACCTTACGTGAAGCGAATTATGGTTCTCGTCCAAAAGGACTCGTCTACAATATAAAATGCATGGACAGTTGGTTATACGATGCAAGTCCTTTCCTGCTATTAGGATACAAGCAAGACTTGGAAAAAATAAAATCAGCTTTAAAAACCAATTATTTTGAACAAATGATTGAAAAATATCTACTGAATAATACCCATCAATCTGTGGTGGTTTTAAAGCCAAAACCAGGATTATCAGAGGAAAAAGATGAAGAGGTGCGTAAACAGTTAGCTGCATATAAAGCGTCTTTATCAGCAGAAGAAATAGATAAACTGGTAAAACAAACACTTAGATTAAAAGAACTGCAGCAAACCCCAGATTCGCCAGAAGCGCTAACTACCATCCCATTACTAACACTGCAAGATATCGAAAAAAAGGCAGAAAAATTAATACTAATTGAAAAAGAAGAGTTAGGGGTACCTATTTTACTTCACCCTCTTCAAACGAATGGTATTGCTTACGTGAATATGTACTTTGATACACACCGTGTACCGCAAGAATGTTTGCCGTATGTATATCTTCTAGCAGAAGTGCTGGCAAAAATTTCTACAGAAAAGTATGATTACACAGAGTTGTCAAACGAGATTGATAGTAATACAGGTGGTATCGTTTTTGATGTGGCAGTATATACGGAAGATGCAAATGATTCTAAGTACGTACCTAAATTTTTAGTCAAAGGAAAATCTCTGGTAGAAAAGTTACCTCAACTTGTAAACTTGATTGAACAAATAATTGCCCATAGCCGTTTTGAGAACGATAAACGTATGAAGGAACTGATTCAAGAGATTAAATCAAATTGGGATATGAACTTATTCCGTCGTGGTCAGCAACTTGCCACGAATCGAGTACTTTCCTATTTCTCACCCATTGCAAAATATAATGAAGTGGGAATGTTAGCGTTTTATGAGTTCATGGCTAGTTTAGAAAAAGAATTTACGGATCGATCTGAAGAAATCTATGGAAACCTTATGAAAGTGGCTAACTTGATTTTTAATAAGGAAAGTTTGCTGGTAAGTGTGACAGTAGAGGAAGAAAACTATCCTAAATTCCAAGATGCTTTTAAAAGCTTTTATTCTTGTCTCCCATCGACAACTGAAAAACCTGTCCAATATAGTTTTGAAACTAAGCAGCAAAATGAAGGATTGATGACATCTGGAAAGGTGCAATATGTCGTAAAAGGGGCTAACTTCCGTAAACTAGGGTACTCTTATCATGGAAGCTTAAAAGTACTAGAAACCATTCTGCGTTATGATTATTTATGGACTCGGGTCCGGGTTCAAGGGGGAGCCTATGGTGGCTTTGCGAGATTTGAGCGTAATGGAAATATGGTACTCGGTTCTTATCGAGATCCTAATTTAAAAGAAACTTTGGCGGTCTATGATGAGACAGCAGCATACCTTCAGAGCTTCTCTGCAGATCAACGAGAAATGACCAAATATGTGATTGGTACCATGAGTCAATTGGATACACCTTTGACTTCGTCCCAAAGAGGGGAACGTGCAACGAATCATTATATTCGCAAAATTTCCCAAGACATGATCCAAAAAGAGCGGGATGAAATTTTGTCCACAAAGCAGGAAGATATTTGTAAATTGGCTGCTTTAATGGATGATGCTATGAAAGAGAATCATCTTTGTGTATTAGGAAATGAACAAAAAATAAAAGAGAATAGTAATACTTTTCAGCATATAACCAACATTCTAAAATGA
- the rmuC gene encoding DNA recombination protein RmuC encodes MLEKMIYILLGLNAIMIFLIIMIMMRSGKNQQKDFLVNFAAIEKAIERVERTVNDEMAKNRGENGFSARALREEVGNTLTKFTESVLKRMNENTAAQLAQLETFAQQLQGLTQMNEQKLERMRETVEKQLHMLREDNGNKLEEMRKTVDEKLNQTLEKRLGESFKLVSERLELVHRGLGEMQTLASGVGDLKRVLSNVKTRGIWGEIQLENLLEQILTIEQYAKNVATKPGSNDRVEFAIKLPGRDTEESIVWLPIDAKFPQEDYQRLLEAQDQADAPLAEEAAKALETRIKGEAKDISTKYISVPHTTEFAILFLPIEGLYAEVLRRPGLCDNIMRNYKILIAGPTTLSALLNSLQMGFRTLAVEKRSSEVWSLLGVVKTEFGKFGDLLDKTHKKLQEASNSIDIAARKSRNIERKLKNVQELPQEETFNLLDVASSAEIAATVEEE; translated from the coding sequence TTGTTGGAGAAGATGATTTATATACTGCTTGGGCTCAATGCAATTATGATTTTCCTTATTATTATGATCATGATGCGTAGCGGGAAGAATCAGCAGAAAGACTTTTTAGTGAATTTTGCAGCCATAGAAAAAGCCATCGAAAGAGTAGAACGTACCGTTAATGATGAGATGGCGAAGAATCGTGGCGAGAATGGATTTAGTGCTAGAGCCTTACGAGAAGAAGTAGGCAATACATTAACCAAATTTACTGAGTCTGTTCTAAAAAGAATGAATGAAAATACAGCAGCGCAGCTTGCTCAATTAGAAACTTTCGCGCAACAATTGCAGGGGCTAACCCAAATGAATGAACAAAAACTAGAACGGATGCGTGAAACAGTAGAAAAACAATTACATATGCTTCGTGAGGATAATGGAAATAAACTTGAAGAAATGAGAAAAACGGTAGACGAAAAGTTGAATCAAACGTTAGAAAAAAGGCTAGGAGAAAGCTTTAAACTCGTTAGTGAAAGACTGGAATTGGTGCATAGGGGCCTAGGGGAAATGCAGACACTTGCTTCTGGTGTAGGAGATTTAAAACGAGTATTATCAAATGTAAAAACCAGGGGTATATGGGGTGAGATTCAACTTGAGAATCTACTAGAACAAATACTAACGATAGAGCAATATGCAAAAAATGTTGCTACGAAACCTGGGAGTAATGATCGAGTAGAGTTTGCCATAAAACTGCCTGGTCGGGATACAGAAGAGAGTATCGTATGGTTACCGATTGATGCAAAATTCCCACAAGAGGATTACCAACGTTTGTTAGAAGCCCAAGACCAAGCCGATGCCCCTTTAGCAGAAGAGGCGGCAAAGGCGTTAGAAACAAGAATTAAGGGAGAAGCAAAAGATATCTCTACTAAGTACATCAGTGTACCTCATACCACGGAATTCGCTATTTTATTTTTGCCAATTGAAGGACTGTATGCAGAAGTGTTACGCCGTCCAGGATTGTGTGATAACATAATGAGAAATTACAAAATCCTTATTGCTGGTCCTACTACACTTTCAGCACTATTGAATAGCTTGCAGATGGGTTTTAGAACCTTAGCTGTTGAAAAACGTAGTTCTGAGGTATGGTCGTTACTCGGAGTAGTGAAGACAGAGTTTGGTAAATTCGGTGACTTGTTGGATAAGACGCATAAGAAGCTGCAAGAAGCTAGTAACTCTATTGATATAGCTGCTCGGAAGTCTCGTAATATTGAGAGAAAGCTTAAGAATGTACAAGAGTTACCGCAAGAAGAAACCTTTAATTTATTAGATGTAGCAAGTAGTGCAGAAATAGCAGCAACAGTAGAAGAGGAATAA